From a region of the Dictyostelium discoideum AX4 chromosome 2 chromosome, whole genome shotgun sequence genome:
- a CDS encoding endonuclease V yields MSEQQPITTTTTTNSQPKQLTKEEIEQQDKWIEIQNELKKSLIEKDDFNFKIDDENKMNTTLKYIGGVDISFVKDNDIDACASLIVIEYPSLKIVYKDIEFVKLSELYIPGFLAFRETPHLIKLINKLKQSITYNHLLPQIIMIDGNGILHPRGFGLASHLGVLIDIPTIGVGKTFFHVDGLSTKEIKSKVESERLKYLSTTTTTDVTTTPSPNNNKNNKNNKIKNNNNNIREDINIEVPLKGESGRIWGSAILSNSNCKNPIYVSVGHRISLETALKVVKLTSPYRVPESIRQADLLSRDYIRLNFNKIQTTATTTTTTTN; encoded by the exons ATGTCagaacaacaaccaataaccacaacaacaacaactaacTCTCAACCTAAACAATTaacaaaagaagaaattgaacAACAAGATAAATGGATAGA aattcaaaatgaattaaagaaaagtttaattgaaaaagatgattttaattttaaaattgatgatgaaaataaaatgaatacaACATTGAAATATATTGGTGGTGTTGATATTAGTTTTGTaaaagataatgatattgatgcATGTGCATCATTAATTGTAATAGAATATCCATCATTGAAAATAGTTtataaagatattgaatttgttaaattaaGTGAATTATATATTCCAGGATTTTTAGCATTTAGAGAAACTCctcatttaattaaattaattaataaattaaaacaatcaatAACCTATAACCATTTATTACCtcaaattataatgattgatggtaatggtatTCTACATCCACGTGGATTCGGTTTAGCTTCTCATTTAGgtgttttaattgatattccAACAATCGGTGTTGGTAAAACTTTCTTTCATGTTGATGGTTTATcaacaaaagaaataaaatcaaaagttGAATCTGaaagattaaaatatttatcaacaacaactaccacTGATGTAACAACAACACCCTCacccaataataataaaaataataaaaataataaaattaaaaacaataataataatataagaGAAGATATAAATATAGAAGTTCCATTAAAAGGTGAAAGTGGTAGAATTTGGGGTTCAGCAATATTAAGTAATAGTAACTGTAAGAATCCAATTTATGTTTCAGTGGGACACCGAATTTCATTAGAGACAGCTTTAAAGGTTGTTAAATTAACTTCACCATACAGAGTACCTGAATCAATTAGACAAGCAGATTTATTATCAAGAGATTATATtagattaaattttaataaaatacaaaCCACTgctacaactactacaactactacaaactaa